In Streptomyces roseifaciens, a single genomic region encodes these proteins:
- a CDS encoding TetR family transcriptional regulator, with protein sequence MAERKRRLVSNELTEAALQLLASKGFDAVTIDEIATTAGVSKRTFFRYFASKEDVVVQFLADMGAGMRAELAARSADERPSAALRSAVAVPIAACTDHADHADRALRVVQLILRTPALHARFLERQAQWRDDLAAELTHRLGLDPDTDLYPRLAAGMALNAFDTVLHRWSESDGGEDPTELIDRAFAVIAPALDAV encoded by the coding sequence ATGGCCGAGCGCAAGCGCCGGCTCGTCTCGAACGAGCTGACCGAAGCAGCGCTGCAACTACTGGCGTCGAAGGGATTCGACGCGGTCACCATCGACGAGATCGCGACGACCGCCGGCGTCTCCAAGCGCACGTTCTTCCGCTACTTCGCGTCCAAGGAGGACGTGGTCGTCCAGTTCCTGGCCGACATGGGCGCCGGCATGCGGGCGGAGCTCGCGGCCCGCTCCGCCGATGAGCGCCCCTCCGCCGCGCTCCGGTCCGCCGTCGCAGTCCCCATCGCCGCCTGCACGGACCACGCCGACCACGCCGACAGGGCCCTGCGCGTGGTTCAGCTGATCCTGCGAACCCCAGCCCTGCACGCACGCTTCCTGGAACGCCAGGCGCAGTGGCGCGACGACCTCGCGGCGGAGCTGACGCACCGCCTGGGGCTCGACCCCGACACGGACCTGTACCCGCGGCTGGCCGCCGGGATGGCGCTCAACGCCTTCGACACCGTGCTGCACCGGTGGAGCGAGAGCGACGGGGGTGAGGACCCCACCGAGCTCATCGACCGCGCCTTCGCCGTCATCGCCCCGGCACTCGACGCCGTCTGA
- a CDS encoding serine/threonine-protein kinase, with protein sequence MRMLGVDGPTHVGPFRTVGVLGQGGMGQVLLGVAPDGRFVAVKRVHADLAEDPGFRSRFRREVDASRRVSGAYTAPVVDADPDAATPWLASLFLPGPSLSEALEAGGALPEEAVRLLGAGLAQALADIHRAELVHRDLKPSNVLLTEDGVRVVDFGIARAADHQTKLTHTGAVIGSPAFMSPEQVRGEQPGPAGDVFSLGVTLVMAATGRTPFAGNSPLALMHAVAHDVPDLDSVPPRLRLIVEPCLAKDPAVRPSPARLLDLIGPLAPSARPWPEAVYQQIADRRASAARLAAAAGPGAPPATAASIPLPAPPPLPAPATAGPIPSTTAAPASDPAPRRRPRWLTAAIVVGVTLVTVAATVLAVGPDNVYYTFVPEPVPTPGSTPLAQVPDKYTKTVPTCVQVRSSMKAPDGFDEATGNFPDKVWQQSDADGHTHPSTSCVWHTRSGDKIDINWDLYRSRAGGPTGAEQAKKHYEGMYMRSKTPRDSGLGFAEEGMWLRNSTESNCVLYARDGNLSLFITVSGVHYPKGACEDLTKDMARQAVAAVKAL encoded by the coding sequence ATGCGGATGCTGGGAGTGGACGGACCGACGCACGTGGGGCCGTTCAGGACGGTCGGGGTGCTCGGGCAGGGCGGCATGGGACAGGTGCTGCTCGGGGTGGCACCGGACGGGCGGTTCGTGGCCGTCAAACGGGTGCACGCCGATCTGGCGGAGGATCCCGGGTTCCGTTCGCGGTTCCGGCGGGAGGTGGACGCGTCGCGACGCGTGTCCGGGGCCTACACCGCGCCGGTCGTCGACGCCGACCCGGACGCGGCCACGCCGTGGCTCGCCTCGCTCTTCCTGCCGGGGCCGTCGTTGAGCGAGGCGCTGGAGGCGGGCGGCGCGCTGCCCGAGGAGGCGGTACGGCTGCTCGGCGCCGGGCTCGCCCAGGCGCTCGCCGACATCCATCGGGCAGAGCTCGTGCACCGGGACCTCAAACCGTCGAACGTGCTCCTGACCGAGGACGGCGTACGCGTCGTCGACTTCGGCATCGCCCGCGCGGCCGACCACCAGACGAAGCTGACCCACACGGGCGCGGTGATCGGTTCGCCCGCGTTCATGTCGCCCGAGCAGGTCCGGGGCGAGCAGCCGGGCCCGGCCGGTGACGTGTTCTCCCTCGGCGTCACGCTGGTCATGGCCGCTACGGGCCGGACTCCGTTCGCCGGCAACTCGCCGCTCGCGCTCATGCACGCCGTCGCCCACGACGTCCCCGACCTGGACTCCGTACCGCCCCGGCTGCGCCTGATCGTCGAGCCGTGCCTGGCCAAGGACCCGGCCGTGCGGCCGAGTCCCGCGCGGCTCCTCGATCTGATCGGCCCGCTCGCCCCCTCCGCGCGTCCCTGGCCCGAGGCGGTGTACCAGCAGATCGCCGACCGCCGGGCCTCGGCAGCCCGGCTTGCGGCCGCGGCAGGTCCTGGAGCCCCGCCCGCCACTGCCGCCTCCATACCCCTGCCAGCGCCGCCGCCCCTGCCCGCGCCCGCCACAGCCGGGCCGATCCCCTCGACCACCGCGGCGCCGGCAAGCGATCCCGCCCCGCGCCGCCGCCCCCGGTGGCTGACCGCCGCCATCGTTGTGGGCGTGACGCTCGTGACGGTGGCGGCCACGGTCCTGGCGGTCGGCCCGGACAACGTGTACTACACCTTCGTTCCCGAGCCCGTTCCGACCCCCGGCTCGACCCCGCTCGCCCAAGTGCCGGACAAGTACACCAAGACGGTCCCCACCTGTGTGCAGGTCCGCAGCAGCATGAAGGCCCCGGACGGTTTCGACGAAGCCACTGGCAACTTCCCCGACAAGGTGTGGCAGCAGTCCGATGCTGACGGACACACGCATCCGTCGACCAGCTGTGTCTGGCACACCCGCTCCGGCGACAAGATCGACATCAACTGGGACCTCTACCGCTCCCGCGCGGGCGGTCCCACCGGCGCCGAGCAGGCGAAGAAGCACTACGAGGGCATGTACATGCGCTCCAAGACCCCACGCGACTCCGGTCTCGGTTTCGCGGAGGAGGGCATGTGGCTGAGGAACTCCACCGAGAGCAACTGCGTGCTGTACGCCCGGGACGGCAACCTGTCCCTGTTCATCACGGTCAGCGGCGTCCACTACCCGAAGGGCGCGTGCGAGGACCTCACGAAGGACATGGCCCGGCAGGCCGTGGCGGCGGTGAAGGCCCTGTGA